The sequence below is a genomic window from Theobroma cacao cultivar B97-61/B2 chromosome 6, Criollo_cocoa_genome_V2, whole genome shotgun sequence.
CTATTGGTTTTCAAGATCCAAGGAATTATAATGGTTTGGTTGCAATTGCACAGGAAATGCCATGGTTTCACAAGATGGAATAATATAAAGTTGCTTATAATTTGGGATCCTTGGTGACGGGAAGAATTTGTTGAATCCCAATTCTTTGCATTCATGTAATGATATTAAATATGTCTACAGTCTTGAGCAATTGATCACCGGCTCAAATAAATTGATAAATCACTTTTTACGTATTGTaacattataaatttttaatttaaatctaataattatATTGTCATCAAATAAGTCAAAGGTGAAGATTGTTGAGTTTTCAATTGacaagaatttaaaattttattcaaaaattctaatttgtgTACAACATTAAGTAGTTATactgttttaaattttttattctgcATTGAACTTTAATCTTATTATAATTTGGACTTTTTATATTGTAATAATGGATCTTTAGGCTTTAAaagattattaatatttttaggaaCCCTAAAAAGGAAACACCTTGTATCTATTAAGTGCTAGTGGCAGAATGAGAGGTCTTTAAGTTGGTTTGAGAAACTGTTGAGAAAGATtgtattttactttaatttattaataataaaacaattgTTCAATATGAGAATATAGCCAAAAGTCAAACCACCATGtaaatttttctgttttttttgtgtgattgatttttttttgtattttataatttttctgtttttttttttgtgtgatcgatttttttttgaattttatctttattattattattttggagaatttacataataaaaattatctcTATCGAGTACTTGtgtgatttttcaattatgaaAAAGATTCGCATGATGTTACAGCATGTTTGGTTGGGGAATGGAATAATTACTCCCCTctattctcaatttttttttttaacacttTATTTGGTTGGAAAGAATGAGAGATAAGAGATTAACCAATATCAAGACACTATTCCAAGAGATAaggaatagaataaaaatattaataaacaaaaatatccttcattaatttaaagaattaccatactatataaaatacattttattAACTTTTGCAATTTCTTTCCCTCTACCGAACTACCTTGCTCCTTCTCTTAGAGTGTTTGGTATAGAAAACCATCCTTCCTTAGAGTtaaaaacaaacaacaaaagcttcatttgattatttttgcCCACGTGTTATTCCACGGAGGTGATGATTGGCGGGTATGGGTCGGATCCACAGTAGCAACATTCAAATTACAATGTTATTTTAGATTTTGAGAAATGCTTTTACtatgattttatttctttaaccTAAAGAAATAGTAATGAATGAATAAGGTTAGCTTGATTGACATAAATTCAAATGTTACACCAGGTAGTACATATTGTGTTAGGAAGGGATTCCTTATCTGTTATTCTTGGAAgtcatcaatttttcatattGCTTTAACATTTTATTCAGATTGTGTGAGACTCACAATGACAAGTGCTGGGTATGAGGTTAATCAATtcacctttaaaaaaaaaacattttattcaGATTATTTGAATAGGTTGCTGATCAAGCATTAGCAAGCTGTCGGATGTTCATGGGTGAAACATATTGAAGGCCACCATCCAATGCATGCTTTGCTCCAATCAGATTAGCAGATTCTGTTGGATGGAATGGATCCCAAAAGACAAACTTTGTTCTGTCTGGACAGACTCGAGATAAAGATCCGCATGGGACTAGACCACCACGCCGCCCAATTACTCGACAACAAGCAGAGTCTACACTCTCAAATCCtggaaaagaaggaaaaatatgtCATCAAGGAGCAGTAAAGACTGCACatttaagtcattttcaaaattccaaTCTTTTCAtagtgtcaaaagaaaaatgtgaatCACCATATGATCTATAGTTGTCCATGATATCCTCCAATATTGCAAAATTATCGACATAAACAAATGTTGATCCTGGAAGATTGGTTGTAAGCTTTTGGAGCAGGCTCTTCAATCTAGAGTTATATAACTTGGCCAGGTCATTCACGGAGGAAACACAACTGTCGGGAGATGAACGTACATCTCTCTCAAAAGGGATGCACCCCACGGGAGGGGATCCTGTCACTATAATCTTCCTAGCATCCAAATTATAAAGAGTCTACAATGATAGTAATGCATTTTTGCAGTAAGATTTCAATTATAAGCATATATAGTTGGAATGAAATGAGAGAGTAAGCTGGAAGAGACATTACTATGAGTTGGGATTTGAATTTGGAAAGCACATCATCCAGATATTGAGTAATATCCTGCGTTGTAGAAATCTGCTGGAATAAGATATCGTTGGCGCCAATTGCGAGAAGGTAGAGTGCCTCTCTGAGCAGTATTCGACCCGCTGTTGCGCCGAGTCTTAAGATGATGTCTTGCCTAGTTTTTGCAAAGTAACTGACTTGTTTATCCATGCAAACACGCTCACCCTACAATAATAATCCATCCCATTCATCAGTGTCATATGAAATCGATCTTCCCCATTCCTAGCTCCCTCATTCCCTTATAAGGATTTACTTGACAAATAAGTCAAAACTACTTGACCGAAGATTCACTTTAACATGTATGTATGGTAACTCCAATGTTGCGACTACTAAGGCTCGAAGGTTGTTCAAGCCTACAATCATAATCAATATctttaaaatggaaaaatgaaACCCTTACTGAgaaggaaaaatgaagaaggaaTCTTACAAAAATTGAGCCGGTAATAGTCAAAATTCCTGCTCCAGAAGAGGCATAGTTGACACCTTTTAAAATCACATCTCCAGTTGTATTAGGAGCCAGGTAAGGAGGAGAGTAATTTTCAAAACCCAATTCCTCTTCTGCTGAAACACAAATTTTGGGAAATTAGCTGAGGCGCAACACGGCTTATATTTACAAAGGAATTGCAAGACTTGCCTATAATGTCAGCAACTGTTCGAGCATTGGTATATCGTCCGGATGGACTCCCTTTCGCAAAGTCAATACCATTTGGATACCCTGGCTTTGCAATGGTGTTAATGTAGTAGTTGTTTCCTGCCTCAACCAGAGAAtctccaaaaacaaaaacagcgGAAACATTTGCTGCAGAGCAGATACCAGGCGACGAGAGGACTGCTAAGATCTGACACATTGAACAAATGATGATAAGCCTGTTCGAAATGGTGCCCATGTACCAAAAATTTGCAAGACAACCAGAAAAGCTAACTGATAAAATTGTTTGGAGGATCCGCAGATCGGTTACAACTTTATGTTAGGTGTTATGACGAACGTCCCAAGTTGAAAGGACTTAATTAACTCAAGTTCATTCGATGCTTTAAATAGTAAAGCAAGCGGAGGTAACCTAAGAAGATGGAGTATTTCAACACTGAAGATTTCAGGATTCCAATTTTTTGGGCCATATATATGATAACTAATAGTTACTTCCCCAAGTTATCATCGcttgatatttaataaaaatataaattacaaGATCCGTACATTTTATAATAAGTCGAACATGTCAAATTACACCGTtttctacatttttttttatttttttcgattaattttcagaaaaatatCAATGAAATGGTgtcttaatttattaaataagtTGCCATATACAGCCCCCATTCTGTTTCGCATTTCGGCTCATAGATCTGCGCCTACCGATGGTTCTTGTTCATCTTTTTGGTACGTAAAATGAATGCAAATTTCATTCAAGAAAAGCAAAGAGCTCTGAAAACCGCAAGAAAATTAATCCGCCCACACAAGGACAACCTCATGACAGGTGGTAAAGGACAAATACAACAAAATTCGCTTCAGTAACTCAACATAGGAATCAAAATTAGTTATATATACTTTTTAAGGGTAAAATGCAAACCCCCCAATACACTTTCAAATTACACTTTGACACCTCTTGTTTTAAAATACATTGTTTAACCCATTGTCTATTTGTTACCATTAGTCAGGTgtttatttacaaataaaaaagttataattaccttcaagtaattaaaaaataaaaaaatataaagaatattataatctaatttaattaaataataataatattttttattcaatgttTGTTgacctaaaaaataaaaaaaaggacacATAAGGATGAAACaatgaaaacttaaaagaaagaaatatattattagtattattttattcataattaacaaaactcataattttgaaatgaaaaaacaaaaatctaaaaaaaattaagttaatattctaattaaattaggtataatttttaactgttttccttattttttttattttcttgttctttcccatcctttcttttttttgctgGTGTCGAAAAACACAatggtttctttctttttcttcccctTCTTCCTGTAACTCTCCCAATTTGATCTCCCCCTGCTTCCATCTCCACGCACCACCATGGTTAGAACCtaaaatcattatcattaaGATACGGACCTATTAgcgattttattttaaaacttttgttAAACTTTTGTTGCTATTGAGTTTTACaatcaacaaaacagaaaaaagaaagcagaGATGGAGGTGGTGATGGATACTGATGAGAAGTaacaaagagagaaagagtggaaagagagaatttagaaGACAATCAAGTTAGTTAGGGAAAGGAAAATGGGTATTTTAggattttaacattttattaattgtttgATTATTGATATTGGATGGTCAAAGGGATGAAAcaattgattttgaaataagaGAGACCAAAGTATATTTTAAGAGAGTATTTAGAgagatttttgtattttactcTTCTTCTAGTTAGTATCCTTTAAATTCTGTGTAAATgtagaataaaaaatactatttGTTGTGTGATTACCTTTATTATAgagaacaaataaaaaattgacgAGATATATCAACACTCAATAATAAATATGGTCATGAAAACATATTAACTTTGTGAAATTCTATAATAAATATCCAATTGATAAAAAGCCCCTTTTAGATCTAATACAAGATACTACTTTTGCATACACATCTTTGCATTGACATTTTCTTCACAACAAAAAAAGGAGACTAACGCACCGATATGACTccattacttttttattaatactTTCCATTGCCATACTTGGGAggttgttttatatatatatatatatatataaatatattggGTGTACTTTTCAGAAGATATAACAACACCATTTTCATGCTTTAGTAGCTGTGGTTCTGACTGTTGAGTGGAGCGGCTGTGGNNNNNNNNNNNNNNNNNNNNNNNNNNNNNNNNNNNNNNNNNNNNNNNNNNNNNNNNNNNNNNNNNNNNNNNNNNNNNNNNNNNNNNNNNNNNNNNNNNNNNNNNNNNNNNNNNNNNNNNNNNNNNNNNNNNNNNNNNNNNNNNNNNNNNNNNNNNNNNNNNNNNNNNNNNNNNNNNNNNNNNNNNNNNNNNNNNNNNNNNNNNNNNNNNNNNNNNNNNNNNNNNNNNNNNNNNNNNNNNNNNNNNNNNNNNNNNNatataatattattttatttttttttttttatttttgaaagtatTATGACTTTTCGTATTTATAAATAACGGttgactaaaaataatgaataattcaaacaatatattttgaaaaaaaaaatgagcaaAGTATAGTTAATATATTGAAAGGgtattttgtaatttaccCTACTTTGCAACCATATTAACAAACTAGGCCTAGAGTACAACAGGGAGGTTTTAATAGATATCACTTCAAATTCTGTGCAGAAAGTGATCGGCTAGGACGCCTTCAAAGAATCAAAGTTGCCAGCCTAACACTCCATTAAATATGGTCCCGAAAGAAGGAATATGCTTAATTTCTTTCTGCCTATATACTGCTATTAGACTATATTCCTTGAGTGATTTACTCTGGGAACTATACGAAGATCAGTATTGATGGAATCGTGTGAAAGCTGCTTAATTAGTTGTCCACGGAGAaagattttatcttttttggtTTCATTTGAGTTGAATTTGGAATTTTGGATTACACTATTGATGGCTTTTCAGTTTGTAGATGGgatcataatttgatttaGTTCAAGTTCAAGTCATTCTAAATTTAACTGcaaattatatatgtacctAAAATAAATCAGATTTTGAACAACTCAATTGGGTCAGATCAGTTTTTGTCAGGGACGGGCTACAGGTACTTGATTCAATGGAGTCAATCCACCCCATTTAACGttgaaaagttattatttataaagcatgaaaaattttggtatttttccTCCATTGATCccattaaaattgaaaaaaaatttaaaagaaaaagggtcaaaattaaattttatctattttctcGTATGAAAAAGAccaaatatatgaaaattggTATAGAAGCATCGCCTATCCTGGTAACTGATGTTTCGTTGGGAACTTTAACACAAATAGGAAAGAGGAGGAAAGAATAGGATTTAGCTAAGAAGGAATTGGTGTCTAAGAGTTTCCTGCGTGTCCAGGATTCAAACCATGCTAAATTGATGGCCATCGCAACTGCACTTCATGTGTTTTGCCCCTTTCCTTGGTGTAGCAGTGAGTCACTTGTAATAGAACTAGACTCTTAAGGTGCCCATCTTGTGGGTGTGCAATATCCAATGATAAGACCATGGACAACACATGAAGTGCAGGTTGGcggaaaattgaagctaggtCGAGTTTGTCTATATCTTGAGAGAAGCGAATTTCTTCGCTGATTCGTTAGCAAAGCTCGGGGTTGAACGCGATGAAATGTTTCAAGCATGGTGGTAAAGAGGAACCTTGTAAGGTTGTTGTACGACTGCCTTGGAAAGCTGAGTTGTCTGTCCCTTTGGTGTTGTGTTTACCGTAAGGTGTCCTAGCTGTGGTTTTGGTTGCTGCAGGGTGCTCTGTTTCAATCCTGTTTGCTGCATAGCGTCGGTTTAATCTGCTGATGTGTTACGGTGGGGTGTTTTGGTTGCTGTAAGGTGTCTTTGTTGCTGCAGGGTGCTTTGTTTAATCTACTTCTGTACGGGGTTCTCTCTTGCTCTCTATGTTTCCGTGTAGGTTGCCATGGGTGTTTCTTTCTTGGAGCGGTGCTTCTTTTCCGTTCCTTCTctgatttttactttttgatcAGACTTTATTAATAATCAAGCAAATTGTAGaaattattcaagaaaataaTCTTGAACAAatccaaaaaaatgaaaacctaAAATAGCAACCAGGAGATTAACCTGCAAGTACCAAAAGCGGCAACTTAACACAAGGAACAAAGAGATAAATATGGAGGAGGCCCCAATCACTGAAAAGGAGCTCAAGGAAAAGAAGCAAGCTTTATAAATGGAGCTTCACGATGGTCATCACGATAATGCATATTTATTACGACCAAAACTATATTATGATTGTGATTTTAGcgctttttttttattataagtAATCTAGAAGTATTattaagcatgaaaattatataacaGGGGGTGATggccaccatatcaaagagGTAGGCGGACAACCAGATCAAAGCTTGTGATAATTCCACGATATACAGTCAACtgatctaaaaaaaaaaaacacaacagTACACAAGGAGAATAGGAAAGACAGATATAATCACAACACAGCAGCAACGTCTAGAAGCCCTCTTTGGCTGAGCACCTGTCAGAACATAAATTGTAGAGAGGGCCAGCAGACTCCTTATGATCCCACAACAGATGCAGGGAATAACAGACATACACAACCCCAGCGGAAAACTAAGCAGCAGGGAGGTTCAACGTTACCGAGAAGCAGTGCTGTTGTCTCACCCAGAAGCTACAATAACTCAAGCACAGATGACAGACACAAAGGAAAAGCGTGCAGGCAAAAATCATAACCTAACATATTCCCCATAATAGCATCATGCAAAGACAGACAGAAGATCATCTGACCTGCAGACTCCAGCTTTGGCTAAGTTGTCAGCATCTTGGTTTGTCTCACGTAGGATAGGAACTACTTGCCATTCATTAATTTGTCTCCTGAGCCCCTCGATATTCAGAACCCACTTTCTCATTCGCCAAGGGGAGTTTTTGGAATCATTAACCCACTTTGCCGCATTCGAAGATTCGCTCTCAATGCTGATACTATGGGTGGACGCCCATCGGGAAGcaacaaaaatcataaatgCCTTTCTGATTCCGTAAGGTTCAAGTCACCTATCCCAATGGACTAGGAGAAGAGGACTCTAACTCGGCCCGTGTTGTCCCTCAACAGATCACCGATATCTGCATCTCCCGGAGATCCCCTGACAACCCCATCCACGTTAAATTCGAGTGTGCCCGCAAGGGAGCAACCCATTTCGCATGTCGAGGATTTTTGGCACACATGGGGGAGCGGAAGATATCCAAAAGCGGTGCTGCAGGTTTCAGGCCACTTTGCTCGGGCCCATAGAGCAACTTTTAGCTTGATAACATCGAAGAGCTGGAGCATATCCCACCATTTACCTTGAAAAGCGTGATAATGGACATCCTTTCACAAAATCAATACCATTTGGACACGTTGGCTTTGCAATTGTGTTAATGTAGCAGTTGTTCCTTACCTCCACCAGAGAATCTCCAAACACAAACATAGCAGAAACTTTCTTTGCAGAACAGATGCTTGATGAGAAATGGATTGCTAAAATCTGATACATTGCAGAAATGATGATAAGCCTGTTCAACATGGTGCCCATGCAGCAAAAATGTGCAAGAAAACCAGAAAGCTACTTTATAATGTATATATTGTATGGATCTCTATTTCTAAGCTTTGCAGGGGTAGCCTTTCAGTGTCATATTTATAAACCAACCTGCCAGCTGAAAGGTGGCGATAGGCTGGAGTTCCATTAATTGATggaatttaataataaattaagcaAGAAGCATATATAAGTAGCAAGGAACTAGGATATAGGAGTATGGTAAAGCAATAATGATTCCAATGGCTCCAATATGCACTCTAAAACAGATGATTACAACCACAAATGATCATTTACGTACCCCAATTATTATTAAGTGCAATTGATGAAAAGCTTTAATTCATTTACATGATCAGAGATAAGTTATTATTGTGATAATACATATTACTTTCACAGGTTTCATGCATCGTTACTCTTTTAAGGCTTGCATTTGATTCAATAAGCTcgaattttctatttttctcaCATTTGCAAATAATTCAAGCATAAGCTGCAGTTACAGATAGGAATATTGTAATAGATGTGTTCATAGGCCACACTCGTTTTGACATTTCGGCTTTTAAATAAATCTGAGCCTAACAAGGGGTTCTCTTCATTTTTGGCGTGTGAATGCAATTTCATTCAAGAAAGCAGTAATTTAGTACCCAAACGATAAGAAACTTAATCAGCTAGCCCATAGGTGGGAGGAGAAGCCTAAGAGAAGTCCAAAGAAGAAACATAAACCAAATTCACTGCACTACGTAACTAAATATGCAAAGACCCAAGAGTATGATATAGAATCAGAATTTAACATCTACTCTATGAAATAACAAACTAAGCCTGGATCAAAGTTAAATGTAGCACTGTTTGTCTGTTGCCTGTGGctgaattgaaaatttattatcagaataaaaattatgattttggatttttttctcattaaatGTTAATTTAAAACACCCGAACATCTAATCCATTGATTGATACATGATTtcttacttaaaaaaaaatttcaaatcctttttatccaaatcaaaaaaagaaaaacggtTAATTTGAGGCAGAAATGCTAAGCTATTTGGGATTGCAGCTGCACCCCAtgcaaaattttcaacagctTAAACATGATGTCACACCAGCCCTATAACACTCTAATTAATGGTCCCTACGAAACGATTTATGGTTTCATCTGCCAGACCATCTTACTTTTTCGACAACAATTGTGCAATTGGGAATAAGCCGGTGGTATATAGAAGATTAGTACTGAAGGAACCATGCACAATGCTTAGTTTAATATTCCAGTGATATACGATAAGAATTTGCTGACTGCTAgttatttgttttcaatttaacGAGAATGGAGTATTAGGCCGGTCACTCTGGACTTATTTGTTCATATTTaaggatatttttaaaattttattgagtAGAATTAATAGCCAAACAGAATAGAAATAATTCGCATAATGctaattgaaaaacaaaaattatcttGTGAAAAAAAGTTGAAACCACAAAAAATGTAGATGGAGTTTACCCTCTAATCATCGATATAGCTACCTTGGAAATGGATGATGAATAGccttcaaaatataaaaaagtgtTATCCTTTCAGTTTAGTCTGGCACATGGCCACATATTTAAGTTCCCAGAGCTAAATATTGATGGGGTGAAACATGCAGTCTCTGGGGATCAGTCATGCCAGTTAAAAACATGATTAGCCACAGATCTAGAGGGATGGAATAGCTTTTTATAACTGGGTTCCCGCTTGATAAATAGTCTTGATTTGCATATTGAACAACTTCCTTCGGTTTCAGATGATGCCAGATATATCCTTAGTTCAAATTCTTATGTGCAAACCACtgaaatttcatggaagaaaaaaaatagtcaACAGAAAAGGCTATCAGTTTagaaaaatgttaaaagtCAATATCTCAGAGGTTATAACCATACACTGACTGCAAAATATTCTACCTTGATCTCATAATCTAGAAAATGGGACAAGAAATCTCAtgttcaaatgaaaaaaatatataatcaaaCACAGGATCTTTGTCACTATAGTCCTCTAAAGTGATTCACTGATTTCCTTCTCACTTCAGATTAACAATGTCCGAAACATAGAGATTTGTGGTTCAAGAAGCAGAGGAAATGAAATACCTGCATTCACCAGCAATCATCTCCATGCGGGACGTTTGCAATGAAACACAGCCTCTTGAACTGAATCTATGGTTGGAAAACTAAGGAACAAATGTCACATCAAAATGGGATATAATTTTTGGTTACATGAGCTGCTTTGTGCCTCTATACCATAAAACAAGAATCTGGACGCCATAGAAGTTAATCTTTCAGTGCTATAAAATGGAAGTTGAGTTTACTAGTGCCTAAGGCTGATCAACTCAATATCAAATATTAGGGTACCCAATGTTGAGCCTTCTCCATTCGCAAGGCGGGTTGGATTGAAAATGGTAGTAAACAGCCTCTGCCTGTCAAAGAACTATAGCAGAACAGAAGACAAGTAAACATTGGTAAGTGGTAACAACCAGATCACAGTACTATAGCCAAAAGAAAACCataaacattcattttagCCAGGTTTTAGCAATTCTACCACCTTAAATGTTTGAATCAGCTAAAATGTGTTCCTATCAGTTAACTATAAGTACCAGCTGAAATATACAAATTGCTGAATAATGAATATCTTCAATTTTTCTAAGCATACCTTCATTTTGGAAAAAACATTTTGGTAATCATGAAAGAATTTGAGTCCAAGTTCCTTTACTAATGAATAATGAAGATGAACCTATGTTTCTATACCACTGTATCCAGCAGTCTCCATGGTCCTTCCCTGACATAACTGGCAATGCTACTCAACGGTTATTTTCAGAGTGAACATATATTTTTCCCCTAAATTCCTCACCCTACAGTGCAATTAGACCAAAGAATTCATAACTCATACATATTCCTCAGAGCTGAAGTCTTCTCAAGATTGAAATCtcttgttcattttttttttccttttggccAAAGTTTTTTGTACACTTAAATGAAGGCTTGGAAACATAAATCCGAACAGTAATAGTAGGGAGTTCCAGATTggaaattaagataaaataaattcaaaatgatGAAACAATGGAAATGTAAAGGTCCAATGAAAAGAAGTGGGCAACAACATTACATACATTAGGAGGAATAGGTTCCTGCAAAGTGTTCTGATATCCTTGTGAGGGAGGAATGATAACTTGACGAGTACCACCTACTTTCATTGATCTGACAGCTGCTTCAATCCCAGAAATGACctacatttatttttttgagcCAAAGTTACTGCTGTAATATGGCTGCAGACATTCAAAGCCGATCGATGTAATACAATAACCATAACTCAACCTGCAACTGATATGGATTAGCAAGTCAGTGATATCTAATAAATGTTGGTGAACTTGAAAACCATATTAGTTGGGATCTAACAAAT
It includes:
- the LOC18596404 gene encoding GDSL esterase/lipase At4g16230 is translated as MGTISNRLIIICSMCQILAVLSSPGICSAANVSAVFVFGDSLVEAGNNYYINTIAKPGYPNGIDFAKGSPSGRYTNARTVADIIEEELGFENYSPPYLAPNTTGDVILKGVNYASSGAGILTITGSIFGERVCMDKQVSYFAKTRQDIILRLGATAGRILLREALYLLAIGANDILFQQISTTQDITQYLDDVLSKFKSQLITLYNLDARKIIVTGSPPVGCIPFERDVRSSPDSCVSSVNDLAKLYNSRLKSLLQKLTTNLPGSTFVYVDNFAILEDIMDNYRSYGFESVDSACCRVIGRRGGLVPCGSLSRVCPDRTKFVFWDPFHPTESANLIGAKHALDGGLQYVSPMNIRQLANA